A genomic segment from Lasioglossum baleicum chromosome 5, iyLasBale1, whole genome shotgun sequence encodes:
- the LOC143208685 gene encoding puromycin-sensitive aminopeptidase-like isoform X3 has product MSSTEKQPFRRLPTDVLPYHYDITLSLNLKTFIFTGKENVHIDVKKSTDTVVLNSLDIDIKNVAFTGNDGNTISTKKVDISIPEETATLIFNDKLPIGRSGYLTLEFEAEINDKMKGLYRSKYTGPDGSDLYAAVTQFEATDARRCFPCWDEPAHKATFDITLNVPSGLVALSNMPVKSKVTNDATETLVFETTPIMSTYLVAVVVGEFDYIEDTSSDGVLVRVYTPKSKTEQGQFALETAVKVLPYYKNYFGIAYPLPKIDLIAIADFSSGAMENWGLVTYRETCLLVDPQNTSALRKQCVALVVAHELAHQWFGNLVTMEWWIHLWLNEGYASFVEFLCVAHLFPEYDIWTQFVTDTYIKALELDALQNSHPIEVPVGHPSEIDQIFDEISYNKGASIIRMLHAYIGDDDFRKGMNLYLNRHSYANAETADLWHALEEASNKNVGCVMSMWTEQQGFPVVRVRHRQDGNDRILTLTQERFLASGGEDTSNSLWMVPISVSTSKTPDKSVLTDLLDEKTKEFRVKDVSPDSWVKINPGTVGFYRTYYSQDALSLLLPAVKDRTLPPLDRLGLLDDLFAVAQAGSASTVEVLQLMHAFQKEDNFTVWSSIDNAMRKIGFLLSHLESLNAFKVFVRNLLRNICNELGWDPKPNESHCDTLLRSLVLDRMAGLNDTDTIEEAKRRFELHITRKTILAADLRRPVYRAVLSNGNNETYQTMLRLYREADLHEEKDRILRSLGAVKDEGLLAETLEFSLSDEVRAQDGVYAIMSVSMSYTGRLMAWDFIKKHWQTLHDRYGGGYLMTRLVKIVTENFVTEEQAQEVENFFKEHPTPGTERTVQQSVESIRLNEAWLTRDLESIQEFLKEQQVK; this is encoded by the exons GTAAAGAAATCTACTGATACCGTTGTTTTAAACTCGTTGGATAttgacataaaaaatgttgCTTTCACTGGTAACGATGGAAACACTATTTCAACTAAAAAGGTTGACATCTCTATTCCCGAGGAGACAGCCACCTTGATCTTCAATGACAAGTTGCCCATTGGCAGAAGTGGATACTTGACCCTAGAGTTTGAAGCAGAAATTaatgataaaatgaaaggacTTTATAGGAGCAAATACACTGG ACCGGACGGGAGCGATCTTTACGCAGCTGTAACTCAGTTCGAGGCAACAGATGCTAGACGCTGCTTCCCATGTTGGGATGAACCAGCTCACAAAGCCACATTTGATATTACCCTAAACGTGCCATCGGGTCTTGTAGCACTTTCGAATATG CCTGTTAAAAGCAAAGTAACGAATGACGCGACAGAGACGTTAGTCTTCGAGACCACGCCAATAATGTCAACGTATTTGGTAGCGGTGGTTGTCGGAGAATTCGATTACATAGAGGACACGTCTAGCGACGGCGTATTGGTAAGAGTGTACACACCAAAATCGAAAACCGAACAGGGGCAGTTCGCCTTGGAAACGGCCGTTAAGGTTTTGCCGTACTACAAAAATTACTTCGGAATTGCTTATCCGCTACCGAAAATCGATCTGATTGCGATCGCTGACTTTTCGTCAGGAGCTATGGAAAATTGGGGTCTAGTCACATACCGTGAGACGTGTCTTCTAGTGGATCCAcagaacacgtctgctcttcgAAAGCAATGCGTCGCATTGGTCGTAGCTCATGAGTTGGCGCATCAGTGGTTCGGGAATCTTGTTACCATGGAATGGTGGATTCACCTGTGGCTGAATGAGGGATACGCGTCGTTCGTAGAGTTCCTATGCGTCGCACATCTGTTCCCAGAGTACGACATTTGGACGCAATTCGTTACCGACACGTACATCAAGGCACTAGAACTAGACGCTCTACAGAACAGCCATCCGATCGAGGTGCCGGTCGGCCACCCGTCCGAAATCGACCAAATTTTCGACGAGATTTCTTACAACAAAGGCGCGTCTATCATTCGAATGCTGCACGCCTATATAGGGGACGATGATTTCCGCAAGGGTATGAATCTGTATTTAAATAGGCATAGTTACGCGAACGCGGAGACCGCCGACCTTTGGCATGCTCTGGAAGAAGCCAGCAATAAGAACGTAGGCTGCGTGATGTCCATGTGGACCGAGCAGCAGGGTTTCCCCGTTGTCAGAGTTCGACATCGTCAAGATGGCAATGATCGCATTCTGACCCTCACGCAGGAGAGATTTCTGGCCAGCGGTGGCGAGGACACGAGTAACAGTTTGTGGATGGTTCCTATCAGTGTAAGCACATCAAAGACACCCGATAAAAGCGTTCTAACGGATCTGTTAGACGAGAAAACGAAAGAGTTCAGGGTGAAAGACGTCTCTCCGGATAGCTGGGTGAAAATCAATCCTGGAACGGTCGGCTTCTACAGGACTTACTACAGCCAAGACGCGCTGTCCCTGTTGTTGCCAGCGGTTAAAGATCGTACGTTACCTCCGTTAGACAGACTCGGCCTCCTCGATGATTTGTTTGCCGTGGCGCAAGCTGGAAGCGCCTCCACCGTGGAGGTGCTTCAGTTGATGCACGCGTTCCAGAAGGAGGACAACTTCACCGTGTGGTCTAGCATAGACAACGCTATGAGGAAAATCGGTTTCCTCCTCTCGCATTTAGAAAGCCTGAACGCCTTTAAGGTATTTGTGCGTAACTTGTTGCGCAACATTTGCAACGAACTGGGCTGGGACCCTAAACCGAACGAAAGTCATTGTGATACTCTGTTGAGGTCTTTAGTGTTGGATCGTATGGCAGGTCTGAACGACACGGACACTATCGAGGAGGCCAAGAGACGATTCGAGTTGCACATCACTCGTAAAACAATTCTTGCTGCCGACTTGCGTAGACCTGTATACCGAGCTGTGCTCTCCAACGGCAACAACGAAACTTACCAGACCATGTTGAGACTGTACCGCGAAGCCGACCTGCACGAGGAAAAAGATAGAATACTGAGAAGCCTCGGCGCGGTGAAAGACGAAGGTCTACTCGCGGAGACCCTCGAGTTCTCGCTGAGCGATGAAGTCAGAGCTCAGGACGGGGTGTATGCGATCATGTCGGTGTCAATGTCGTACACGGGTCGTCTCATGGCTTGGGACTTTATCAAGAAACACTGGCAGACGCTTCACGACCGTTACGGCGGCGGTTACCTGATGACCAGACTGGTCAAGATCGTTACGGAGAACTTCGTCACCGAGGAACAGGCCCAAGAGGTTGAAAACTTCTTCAAGGAACACCCAACACCTGGCACGGAGAGAACGGTCCAGCAGAGCGTCGAATCGATCAGATTAAACGAGGCATGGCTGACCAGAGACTTAGAATCTATTCAAGAATTTCTGAAAGAGCAGCAGGTGAAGTAG
- the LOC143208685 gene encoding puromycin-sensitive aminopeptidase-like isoform X1, translating into MFVLMSIRGCYRTASKIFRSARVFRVAIQYRVMSSTEKQPFRRLPTDVLPYHYDITLSLNLKTFIFTGKENVHIDVKKSTDTVVLNSLDIDIKNVAFTGNDGNTISTKKVDISIPEETATLIFNDKLPIGRSGYLTLEFEAEINDKMKGLYRSKYTGPDGSDLYAAVTQFEATDARRCFPCWDEPAHKATFDITLNVPSGLVALSNMPVKSKVTNDATETLVFETTPIMSTYLVAVVVGEFDYIEDTSSDGVLVRVYTPKSKTEQGQFALETAVKVLPYYKNYFGIAYPLPKIDLIAIADFSSGAMENWGLVTYRETCLLVDPQNTSALRKQCVALVVAHELAHQWFGNLVTMEWWIHLWLNEGYASFVEFLCVAHLFPEYDIWTQFVTDTYIKALELDALQNSHPIEVPVGHPSEIDQIFDEISYNKGASIIRMLHAYIGDDDFRKGMNLYLNRHSYANAETADLWHALEEASNKNVGCVMSMWTEQQGFPVVRVRHRQDGNDRILTLTQERFLASGGEDTSNSLWMVPISVSTSKTPDKSVLTDLLDEKTKEFRVKDVSPDSWVKINPGTVGFYRTYYSQDALSLLLPAVKDRTLPPLDRLGLLDDLFAVAQAGSASTVEVLQLMHAFQKEDNFTVWSSIDNAMRKIGFLLSHLESLNAFKVFVRNLLRNICNELGWDPKPNESHCDTLLRSLVLDRMAGLNDTDTIEEAKRRFELHITRKTILAADLRRPVYRAVLSNGNNETYQTMLRLYREADLHEEKDRILRSLGAVKDEGLLAETLEFSLSDEVRAQDGVYAIMSVSMSYTGRLMAWDFIKKHWQTLHDRYGGGYLMTRLVKIVTENFVTEEQAQEVENFFKEHPTPGTERTVQQSVESIRLNEAWLTRDLESIQEFLKEQQVK; encoded by the exons GTAAAGAAATCTACTGATACCGTTGTTTTAAACTCGTTGGATAttgacataaaaaatgttgCTTTCACTGGTAACGATGGAAACACTATTTCAACTAAAAAGGTTGACATCTCTATTCCCGAGGAGACAGCCACCTTGATCTTCAATGACAAGTTGCCCATTGGCAGAAGTGGATACTTGACCCTAGAGTTTGAAGCAGAAATTaatgataaaatgaaaggacTTTATAGGAGCAAATACACTGG ACCGGACGGGAGCGATCTTTACGCAGCTGTAACTCAGTTCGAGGCAACAGATGCTAGACGCTGCTTCCCATGTTGGGATGAACCAGCTCACAAAGCCACATTTGATATTACCCTAAACGTGCCATCGGGTCTTGTAGCACTTTCGAATATG CCTGTTAAAAGCAAAGTAACGAATGACGCGACAGAGACGTTAGTCTTCGAGACCACGCCAATAATGTCAACGTATTTGGTAGCGGTGGTTGTCGGAGAATTCGATTACATAGAGGACACGTCTAGCGACGGCGTATTGGTAAGAGTGTACACACCAAAATCGAAAACCGAACAGGGGCAGTTCGCCTTGGAAACGGCCGTTAAGGTTTTGCCGTACTACAAAAATTACTTCGGAATTGCTTATCCGCTACCGAAAATCGATCTGATTGCGATCGCTGACTTTTCGTCAGGAGCTATGGAAAATTGGGGTCTAGTCACATACCGTGAGACGTGTCTTCTAGTGGATCCAcagaacacgtctgctcttcgAAAGCAATGCGTCGCATTGGTCGTAGCTCATGAGTTGGCGCATCAGTGGTTCGGGAATCTTGTTACCATGGAATGGTGGATTCACCTGTGGCTGAATGAGGGATACGCGTCGTTCGTAGAGTTCCTATGCGTCGCACATCTGTTCCCAGAGTACGACATTTGGACGCAATTCGTTACCGACACGTACATCAAGGCACTAGAACTAGACGCTCTACAGAACAGCCATCCGATCGAGGTGCCGGTCGGCCACCCGTCCGAAATCGACCAAATTTTCGACGAGATTTCTTACAACAAAGGCGCGTCTATCATTCGAATGCTGCACGCCTATATAGGGGACGATGATTTCCGCAAGGGTATGAATCTGTATTTAAATAGGCATAGTTACGCGAACGCGGAGACCGCCGACCTTTGGCATGCTCTGGAAGAAGCCAGCAATAAGAACGTAGGCTGCGTGATGTCCATGTGGACCGAGCAGCAGGGTTTCCCCGTTGTCAGAGTTCGACATCGTCAAGATGGCAATGATCGCATTCTGACCCTCACGCAGGAGAGATTTCTGGCCAGCGGTGGCGAGGACACGAGTAACAGTTTGTGGATGGTTCCTATCAGTGTAAGCACATCAAAGACACCCGATAAAAGCGTTCTAACGGATCTGTTAGACGAGAAAACGAAAGAGTTCAGGGTGAAAGACGTCTCTCCGGATAGCTGGGTGAAAATCAATCCTGGAACGGTCGGCTTCTACAGGACTTACTACAGCCAAGACGCGCTGTCCCTGTTGTTGCCAGCGGTTAAAGATCGTACGTTACCTCCGTTAGACAGACTCGGCCTCCTCGATGATTTGTTTGCCGTGGCGCAAGCTGGAAGCGCCTCCACCGTGGAGGTGCTTCAGTTGATGCACGCGTTCCAGAAGGAGGACAACTTCACCGTGTGGTCTAGCATAGACAACGCTATGAGGAAAATCGGTTTCCTCCTCTCGCATTTAGAAAGCCTGAACGCCTTTAAGGTATTTGTGCGTAACTTGTTGCGCAACATTTGCAACGAACTGGGCTGGGACCCTAAACCGAACGAAAGTCATTGTGATACTCTGTTGAGGTCTTTAGTGTTGGATCGTATGGCAGGTCTGAACGACACGGACACTATCGAGGAGGCCAAGAGACGATTCGAGTTGCACATCACTCGTAAAACAATTCTTGCTGCCGACTTGCGTAGACCTGTATACCGAGCTGTGCTCTCCAACGGCAACAACGAAACTTACCAGACCATGTTGAGACTGTACCGCGAAGCCGACCTGCACGAGGAAAAAGATAGAATACTGAGAAGCCTCGGCGCGGTGAAAGACGAAGGTCTACTCGCGGAGACCCTCGAGTTCTCGCTGAGCGATGAAGTCAGAGCTCAGGACGGGGTGTATGCGATCATGTCGGTGTCAATGTCGTACACGGGTCGTCTCATGGCTTGGGACTTTATCAAGAAACACTGGCAGACGCTTCACGACCGTTACGGCGGCGGTTACCTGATGACCAGACTGGTCAAGATCGTTACGGAGAACTTCGTCACCGAGGAACAGGCCCAAGAGGTTGAAAACTTCTTCAAGGAACACCCAACACCTGGCACGGAGAGAACGGTCCAGCAGAGCGTCGAATCGATCAGATTAAACGAGGCATGGCTGACCAGAGACTTAGAATCTATTCAAGAATTTCTGAAAGAGCAGCAGGTGAAGTAG
- the LOC143208705 gene encoding DNA-binding protein inhibitor ID-2-B-like: MKAMVVSPVGGRVPPSRGVLHSSLGINGTRRDLEAEEVAAYLTKLRSLVPDMPRKRKLSKLEVIQRVIEYICDLQTTLEETNHESSIVKTTPRQPLQPLLNAATTAPTTSTASTTTTTITGLVTER, from the coding sequence ATGAAGGCGATGGTAGTGAGTCCGGTGGGTGGCAGGGTACCACCTAGCAGGGGTGTGCTGCACAGTAGCCTCGGGATCAACGGGACCCGCCGGGATCTCGAGGCGGAGGAGGTGGCCGCTTATTTGACGAAGCTGCGCTCGCTGGTGCCGGATATGCCGAGGAAGCGGAAGCTGTCCAAGCTGGAGGTAATCCAGAGGGTGATCGAGTACATTTGCGACCTGCAGACCACCCTCGAGGAGACGAATCACGAGTCCAGTATCGTCAAGACCACCCCGAGGCAACCGCTGCAGCCGTTGCTGAACGCAGCCACGACGGCGCCCACCACCTCCAccgcgtcgacgacgacgaccacgaTCACCGGACTGGTCACGGAACGGTGA
- the LOC143208685 gene encoding puromycin-sensitive aminopeptidase-like isoform X2 — MFVLMSIRGCYRTASKIFRSARVFRVAIQYRVMSSTEKQPFRRLPTDVLPYHYDITLSLNLKTFIFTGKENVHIDVKKSTDTVVLNSLDIDIKNVAFTGNDGNTISTKKVDISIPEETATLIFNDKLPIGRSGYLTLEFEAEINDKMKGLYRSKYTGQSEWGAATFLCPTSARTVFPCWDEPSLKASFAIKITLPRGTSLVTLSNMPVKSKVTNDATETLVFETTPIMSTYLVAVVVGEFDYIEDTSSDGVLVRVYTPKSKTEQGQFALETAVKVLPYYKNYFGIAYPLPKIDLIAIADFSSGAMENWGLVTYRETCLLVDPQNTSALRKQCVALVVAHELAHQWFGNLVTMEWWIHLWLNEGYASFVEFLCVAHLFPEYDIWTQFVTDTYIKALELDALQNSHPIEVPVGHPSEIDQIFDEISYNKGASIIRMLHAYIGDDDFRKGMNLYLNRHSYANAETADLWHALEEASNKNVGCVMSMWTEQQGFPVVRVRHRQDGNDRILTLTQERFLASGGEDTSNSLWMVPISVSTSKTPDKSVLTDLLDEKTKEFRVKDVSPDSWVKINPGTVGFYRTYYSQDALSLLLPAVKDRTLPPLDRLGLLDDLFAVAQAGSASTVEVLQLMHAFQKEDNFTVWSSIDNAMRKIGFLLSHLESLNAFKVFVRNLLRNICNELGWDPKPNESHCDTLLRSLVLDRMAGLNDTDTIEEAKRRFELHITRKTILAADLRRPVYRAVLSNGNNETYQTMLRLYREADLHEEKDRILRSLGAVKDEGLLAETLEFSLSDEVRAQDGVYAIMSVSMSYTGRLMAWDFIKKHWQTLHDRYGGGYLMTRLVKIVTENFVTEEQAQEVENFFKEHPTPGTERTVQQSVESIRLNEAWLTRDLESIQEFLKEQQVK; from the exons GTAAAGAAATCTACTGATACCGTTGTTTTAAACTCGTTGGATAttgacataaaaaatgttgCTTTCACTGGTAACGATGGAAACACTATTTCAACTAAAAAGGTTGACATCTCTATTCCCGAGGAGACAGCCACCTTGATCTTCAATGACAAGTTGCCCATTGGCAGAAGTGGATACTTGACCCTAGAGTTTGAAGCAGAAATTaatgataaaatgaaaggacTTTATAGGAGCAAATACACTGG ACAAAGTGAGTGGGGTgctgcaacttttttatgtccCACATCTGCACGCACTGTTTTTCCTTGTTGGGATGAACCCTCGTTGAAAGCTAGTTTTGCGATCAAAATTACGCTTCCACGCGGCACGTCTCTCGTCACCTTGTCTAATATG CCTGTTAAAAGCAAAGTAACGAATGACGCGACAGAGACGTTAGTCTTCGAGACCACGCCAATAATGTCAACGTATTTGGTAGCGGTGGTTGTCGGAGAATTCGATTACATAGAGGACACGTCTAGCGACGGCGTATTGGTAAGAGTGTACACACCAAAATCGAAAACCGAACAGGGGCAGTTCGCCTTGGAAACGGCCGTTAAGGTTTTGCCGTACTACAAAAATTACTTCGGAATTGCTTATCCGCTACCGAAAATCGATCTGATTGCGATCGCTGACTTTTCGTCAGGAGCTATGGAAAATTGGGGTCTAGTCACATACCGTGAGACGTGTCTTCTAGTGGATCCAcagaacacgtctgctcttcgAAAGCAATGCGTCGCATTGGTCGTAGCTCATGAGTTGGCGCATCAGTGGTTCGGGAATCTTGTTACCATGGAATGGTGGATTCACCTGTGGCTGAATGAGGGATACGCGTCGTTCGTAGAGTTCCTATGCGTCGCACATCTGTTCCCAGAGTACGACATTTGGACGCAATTCGTTACCGACACGTACATCAAGGCACTAGAACTAGACGCTCTACAGAACAGCCATCCGATCGAGGTGCCGGTCGGCCACCCGTCCGAAATCGACCAAATTTTCGACGAGATTTCTTACAACAAAGGCGCGTCTATCATTCGAATGCTGCACGCCTATATAGGGGACGATGATTTCCGCAAGGGTATGAATCTGTATTTAAATAGGCATAGTTACGCGAACGCGGAGACCGCCGACCTTTGGCATGCTCTGGAAGAAGCCAGCAATAAGAACGTAGGCTGCGTGATGTCCATGTGGACCGAGCAGCAGGGTTTCCCCGTTGTCAGAGTTCGACATCGTCAAGATGGCAATGATCGCATTCTGACCCTCACGCAGGAGAGATTTCTGGCCAGCGGTGGCGAGGACACGAGTAACAGTTTGTGGATGGTTCCTATCAGTGTAAGCACATCAAAGACACCCGATAAAAGCGTTCTAACGGATCTGTTAGACGAGAAAACGAAAGAGTTCAGGGTGAAAGACGTCTCTCCGGATAGCTGGGTGAAAATCAATCCTGGAACGGTCGGCTTCTACAGGACTTACTACAGCCAAGACGCGCTGTCCCTGTTGTTGCCAGCGGTTAAAGATCGTACGTTACCTCCGTTAGACAGACTCGGCCTCCTCGATGATTTGTTTGCCGTGGCGCAAGCTGGAAGCGCCTCCACCGTGGAGGTGCTTCAGTTGATGCACGCGTTCCAGAAGGAGGACAACTTCACCGTGTGGTCTAGCATAGACAACGCTATGAGGAAAATCGGTTTCCTCCTCTCGCATTTAGAAAGCCTGAACGCCTTTAAGGTATTTGTGCGTAACTTGTTGCGCAACATTTGCAACGAACTGGGCTGGGACCCTAAACCGAACGAAAGTCATTGTGATACTCTGTTGAGGTCTTTAGTGTTGGATCGTATGGCAGGTCTGAACGACACGGACACTATCGAGGAGGCCAAGAGACGATTCGAGTTGCACATCACTCGTAAAACAATTCTTGCTGCCGACTTGCGTAGACCTGTATACCGAGCTGTGCTCTCCAACGGCAACAACGAAACTTACCAGACCATGTTGAGACTGTACCGCGAAGCCGACCTGCACGAGGAAAAAGATAGAATACTGAGAAGCCTCGGCGCGGTGAAAGACGAAGGTCTACTCGCGGAGACCCTCGAGTTCTCGCTGAGCGATGAAGTCAGAGCTCAGGACGGGGTGTATGCGATCATGTCGGTGTCAATGTCGTACACGGGTCGTCTCATGGCTTGGGACTTTATCAAGAAACACTGGCAGACGCTTCACGACCGTTACGGCGGCGGTTACCTGATGACCAGACTGGTCAAGATCGTTACGGAGAACTTCGTCACCGAGGAACAGGCCCAAGAGGTTGAAAACTTCTTCAAGGAACACCCAACACCTGGCACGGAGAGAACGGTCCAGCAGAGCGTCGAATCGATCAGATTAAACGAGGCATGGCTGACCAGAGACTTAGAATCTATTCAAGAATTTCTGAAAGAGCAGCAGGTGAAGTAG